A genomic stretch from Setaria viridis chromosome 1, Setaria_viridis_v4.0, whole genome shotgun sequence includes:
- the LOC117844711 gene encoding protein GL2-INTERACTING REPRESSOR 1 → MSRGGLDLKLHLSPPAAAAAASPASSSDEEWSSSSPSSCLSSEGEREPPQRGHHGLQWSDSPEATSMVLAACPRCLMYVMLSEADPRCPRCRSPVLLDFLHHAGAGARGNANGGREGGNYGCNSTPGGSGGGGRRNRRS, encoded by the coding sequence ATGAGCCGGGGCGGCCTGGACCTGAAGCTGCACCTgtcgcccccggcggcggcggcggcggcgtcgccggcgtcgtcgtcggacgaggagtggtcgtcgtcgtcgccgagcTCGTGCCTGTCGTCGGAGGGCGAGCGGGAGCCGCCGCAACGGGGGCACCACGGGCTGCAGTGGTCGGACAGCCCGGAGGCGACGTCCATGGTGCTGGCGGCATGCCCGCGCTGCCTCATGTACGTCATGCTCTCCGAGGCGGACCCGCGCTGCCCGCGGTGCCGCAGCCCCGTCCTCCTCGACTTCCTGCAccatgccggcgccggcgcccgcggcaaCGCCAACGGCGGCCGGGAGGGCGGCAACTACGGCTGCAATAGCACCcccggcggcagtggcggcggcggcaggaggaacAGGAGGTCGTGA